Proteins from one Malaya genurostris strain Urasoe2022 chromosome 2, Malgen_1.1, whole genome shotgun sequence genomic window:
- the LOC131431623 gene encoding uncharacterized protein LOC131431623 yields the protein MIVCGSRMCTKECYKVFGYFLGFMWIVTSFYYTMETIELLKLMNLQCSKANPAAFMQFDKELVTKVCDFYGNLDDFMPYHIITTLIKMVPGMLLIIGIFKENLTLVKVFMIYAVLEEIFFVTVFSKIFTLIDSEGKKSSWIFWILVFSCAKLIVAIWILLGVYASLDDKRRIIPRYI from the exons ATGATTGTGTGCGGATCCAGAATGTGTACAAAAGAATGTTACAAAGTTTTCGGCTATTTCTTGGGCTTCATGTGGATAGTTACGTCTTTCTACTACACGATGGAAACGATCGAACTCCTGAAGCTGATGAATCTCCAGTGCAGCAAAGCAAACCCAGCCGCATTTATGCAATTCGATAAGGAATTGGTGACTAAAGTATGTGACTTTTATGGAAATTTAG ATGATTTTATGCCATATCATATAATAACTACTCTAATCAAGATGGTTCCAGGAATGCTGCTCATCATAGGAATATTCAAG GAGAACCTAACGCTCGTAAAGGTTTTCATGATTTATGCAGTGCTAGAGGAAATATTTTTCGTAACAGTtttctccaaaattttcacgctGATCGATAGTGAAGGTAAGAAGAGCTCATGGATCTTCTGGATTTTGGTATTTTCGTGTG CCAAACTAATTGTGGCTATATGGATACTGCTTGGAGTGTACGCATCCCTCGATGACAAAAGGCGAATCATTCCACGATACATTTGA